The Salvia miltiorrhiza cultivar Shanhuang (shh) chromosome 2, IMPLAD_Smil_shh, whole genome shotgun sequence DNA window GCAGGACGGCATACCTCTGACTTTCTCTCGGTATGACCACTCCGGAAGCAGTGGTGCGTATCAGCCCCTTTTGCCTTGCAAGTTTCGGCTTTGCAGTAGTGGCTGTACTGGAGGTGGTTTTCTTTGGTGCCAAAACCTCATCAGATTTGGAGCTATCCACGGTCTCAGTTCTCTCTGGGTCTACTTCCATTGGCTCCTCCATCTCCTTGGCCTTCCCTTTTTCGGCTGCAGTGGGTTTCCTTGGTTTCTTACTCTACTCAGCTTTTGTTCGGGTCTTACTGCCTGCCGGTGCCGGTTTGGCCTTAACTGGTAGTGGGGGCTTGGCAACATCTAGCTTCCTTTTTACTCCGggtctcttgctctggggtgtCGAGATTTCTACTTCCTTTTCCTGAACGGCCTCAACTTCCTCCGCTTCATCATCCTCTTCCTCgtccaccttctcttcttcgctcttctcctcctccgcttTCTCTTGTTCTTCCTCTTCCGTATCTTCGGAAGCTGTTCTTCCCTCTTGCACGGAGGTTTCTGGAATTTGCGGTTGCGGTTGAGCTTGAATAGGTGGTGATGCGACAGTGGACTGCGCCGGAGTTGCTCTGCTCGCCTGAGCCTTCTTTGATTTCTTCACAGGaggggtgagctcgggctcTCCCTCTTCCGGTTGCGTCGACTCGGCGGCTGCTCTTGCTACTTCTCGTTCCTCTTGTTGGAGGACTTCGGCACGCCCCTTGTCCTCGGGCTGGATCTCCAGCAAAGGGTCTTCGGTGATTTTAGTGGAGGTCTCCTCCGAAGCGGTCCGCCTTGTGGTACGCTTTGGAGGTGGGATTTTGGCGCCTTTCTTCTTCGGCGGTTGGTTGCTTCCGGAGCCTGCTCCTCCTTTGGTTTTGGCCATTGCGATTTGCAGAGATCAAAATACTTAGGATTTGTGCAGAAGTTTCGGATTTTGTGGGGTTTTTGGAGGCAAGGTTGGTCTTTAAGAAGGGTGATCGGTAATTATgggaatttagggtttgaggcgagtggtgatcgtggtgtagcagttttttcggaggttagggtttgtggggaGGAAGATCGTGGGTTGAGGCTTTGAATATGGTAAGTgtgacggttatggcagaaaaataatttttaaggaaataaaaacttggccaaaatttgaaattcaaatttctgcggaaaccgaagagttgcagtcacatcgccgcctgccTCTGACACGCTCGCGTCATCTCCCTCCGTAAGCCCTCTTCCAGACCGTTCCAATCCCtaactctccacctacacactttgcaacgcaaagtgggcttggatcaacctctgggcctCTTTCCGAATTATCTCGGTCCGACTTTCCTGcatgttagtgcatccaaacaaaaacaaaacaactttaaagaaaaagaaaattcggtatagaccataccgaagtaaccacactgggttgcctcccagcaagcgctcttatttctcgtcttgagctcgaccttcCTTCACTCTTCATTCGTattcagggtcgagaaggtggcacTCATCCTTCTCTTTTCCTACTTCAGCAAGCTCATGATTGGGCTTTAAGcgatgcccattcaccacgaacgtatcaactccgttgtgatcatatacttcaatgcttccatttgaaaagattcctttgatcacgaatggtcctgaccactttgaacgaagcttcccagccatcatcttgaagcgtgagttgaaaagtaggactttttgtcccaccaagaattccttcttcctgattttggcatcatggatccttctggttcgctctttatagagcaccgcattatcgtaagcctccaaccgaagttcttccaactcactcagctgcaactttcttgcttctccagctagggtcatactgagattgatttgcttgattgcccagtatgCCTTATGTTCAACTTCCACAGGTAAGTGACATCTTTTCTCATAAAGCAGgcggaacggggacattccaatgggtgtcttgtaggcagttctgtatgcccataacgcatcccccaaatggtcactccagtccttacggttggggtgcaccaccttttccaggatgctctttatttccctattggaaatctcggcctggccatttgcttgggggtgatatgcagtggtgaccttatgtgtcacccccatcttcttggttagtgctctgataatggcattacagaaatgagacccttggtcactgattagaattttgggtataccatatctcccgaacacttgtTCCTTCAGGAATCCTGCCACGGTATgggcatcattgcttgcggttgccttagcttcaacccactttgatacgtaATCTACTGCCACCAAaatgtattcgtagttctttgacttcgggaagggtcccataaagtcaatcccccatacgtcgaaaatttcgaccggcatgatcggaacttgtggcatttcatcctttgcggtaatacctccagtcatctggcacttcgggcagctctgtacccatttccttgcatccgcgaatatggtgggccagtagaatccactctccaagattctgtgggccgtgcgctttcctccaaaatgtccgctatttgctgttccatgacacatgtctaAAATTTaggcatgctcatcctcaggtatgcatctccgtatgacttgatctCCTCCAGTCTTCCAGATATATGGATCCTCCCAGTAATAATATCGTGCTTGTACgagtaacttccgttgttcgaaTCTTGTCAATCCTGAGGGTAACTCTTTGGTAatcagatagttagctatatccgcataccagggctcctgcttggttagagtatacagttcttcttcttcctccaggatgctcatggaatatagtctctcgtctggaaaggtatcg harbors:
- the LOC131007939 gene encoding uncharacterized protein LOC131007939 is translated as MAKTKGGAGSGSNQPPKKKGAKIPPPKRTTRRTASEETSTKITEDPLLEIQPEDKGRAEVLQQEEREVARAAAESTQPEEGEPELTPPVKKSKKAQASRATPAQSTVASPPIQAQPQPQIPETSVQEGRTASEDTEEEEQEKAEEEKSEEEKVDEEEDDEAEEVEAVQEKEVEISTPQSKRPGVKRKLDVAKPPLPVKAKPAPAGSKTRTKAE